One Nostocoides sp. HKS02 genomic window carries:
- a CDS encoding CaiB/BaiF CoA-transferase family protein has translation MVVALEQAVAVPFATRQLADLGARVVKVERPTGGDFARGYDDAVLGESSYFAWLNRGKQSLTLDLKEAGDRALLEALIDQADVFVQNLAPGAADRLGLDAETLRARCPRLVVCSLSGYGSGGPYGSRKAYDLLIQCEAGLVSITGSPDEPAKVGISVADIAAGMYTYSGILTALYEREHSGCGSTLEISMLEALGEWMTQPLYYAMYDGGPARRTGARHASISPYGPYECRGGSAVFIGIQNEREWVAFCERILRRPDLILDPRFASNAVRVTHDDELTNIIEEALCLDSADQVMARLDTAGIANAQIRTPAELAGHPQLLARNRWRQVHTPGGPIRALLPPVSVLGREAPMGPVPALGEHTELIRHEMRLPAVQPDSDERNPPT, from the coding sequence TTGGTCGTCGCACTCGAGCAGGCCGTGGCGGTACCTTTCGCCACGCGACAGCTGGCTGATCTCGGGGCCCGGGTCGTCAAGGTCGAGCGCCCTACAGGCGGGGACTTCGCTCGAGGGTACGACGACGCTGTGCTCGGCGAGTCCAGCTACTTCGCCTGGCTCAACCGCGGCAAGCAAAGCCTGACGCTCGACCTCAAGGAGGCCGGCGACCGGGCGCTTTTGGAGGCGCTGATCGACCAGGCCGACGTGTTCGTCCAGAACCTGGCGCCGGGCGCGGCCGACCGTCTGGGGCTCGACGCCGAGACGCTGCGTGCTCGATGCCCCCGTCTCGTGGTCTGTTCCCTGTCCGGATACGGATCCGGCGGTCCATACGGCTCGAGGAAGGCCTACGACTTGCTGATCCAGTGCGAGGCCGGCCTGGTGTCGATCACCGGCTCGCCGGACGAGCCGGCCAAAGTGGGCATCTCGGTGGCCGACATCGCCGCCGGTATGTACACCTACTCCGGCATCCTCACCGCTCTCTACGAGCGGGAGCACAGCGGATGTGGAAGCACATTGGAGATCTCGATGCTCGAGGCTCTCGGGGAGTGGATGACCCAGCCCCTCTACTACGCGATGTACGACGGTGGGCCGGCGAGGCGCACCGGTGCCCGGCACGCCTCGATCTCGCCGTACGGACCTTACGAATGTCGCGGCGGCTCGGCGGTCTTCATCGGAATCCAGAACGAGCGGGAGTGGGTGGCGTTCTGCGAGCGGATCCTGAGGCGGCCGGACCTGATTCTGGACCCGCGCTTTGCCAGCAACGCGGTGCGGGTCACCCATGACGACGAGCTGACCAACATCATCGAGGAGGCGCTGTGCCTCGACTCGGCTGACCAGGTGATGGCGCGGCTCGACACAGCCGGGATCGCCAACGCTCAGATCCGCACACCGGCAGAGCTAGCCGGCCACCCACAGCTGCTGGCGCGGAACCGATGGCGTCAGGTGCACACCCCGGGCGGTCCGATCCGTGCGCTGCTCCCGCCCGTCTCGGTGCTGGGGCGCGAAGCCCCGATGGGCCCCGTGCCTGCGCTCGGTGAGCACACCGAGCTCATTCGGCACGAAATGCGTCTGCCTGCTGTTCAACCGGATTCGGACGAGCGGAACCCGCCGACGTGA
- a CDS encoding MFS transporter: protein MRGQRPTPAAVGFRLRSVAVPAFGPSALFGVSEGAVLPFVPRDAIGLGATVAVATLVVAAIGIGSLAGNIPAAILTSRFGERRAIVGAGSVSAAAMIVGLTASSPWVLGIAMLMVGFANSVFSVARQAYLIEVVPCDLRARALSTSGGSNRIGIFAGPFLSAGAILAIGSDGAYVVGFVAAVMAALIGLCSPDLTPARVQSDAVGLATVARVVSAQRRVFCTVGLTVLLISAVRASRQVVIPLWCLHVGLSSEASSIVYGLAGALDVAIFYPSGKLMDAKGRGWVAVPCMAIMGLSLIALPFTTSFAGVAVVSMLLGLGNGIGSGIVSTLGADFAPIAGRHAFIGVWRLFSDVGAFAGPLALSGIVAALSLSAGVFANGALGVAAAGMLAAWVPRKRQSTAPRGD from the coding sequence ATGAGAGGGCAACGCCCGACGCCCGCTGCTGTCGGGTTCCGACTGCGCAGCGTGGCCGTGCCTGCCTTTGGACCATCGGCGTTGTTCGGTGTGTCCGAGGGCGCAGTGCTCCCGTTCGTCCCGCGCGACGCCATCGGGCTGGGAGCCACTGTGGCTGTGGCCACCCTCGTGGTCGCGGCCATCGGAATCGGTTCGTTGGCCGGCAACATCCCCGCGGCGATCCTGACGTCGCGGTTCGGCGAGCGCCGCGCGATCGTCGGAGCCGGGTCCGTGAGTGCAGCAGCGATGATCGTCGGGCTCACCGCCTCCTCGCCATGGGTCCTCGGGATCGCCATGTTGATGGTCGGCTTCGCAAACTCGGTCTTCAGCGTCGCCCGCCAGGCCTACCTCATCGAGGTCGTGCCGTGCGACCTGCGCGCTCGGGCGCTTTCGACATCGGGCGGGTCGAACCGCATCGGCATCTTCGCAGGGCCCTTCCTGAGCGCAGGTGCGATTCTTGCCATCGGGAGCGACGGCGCCTACGTGGTTGGCTTCGTGGCGGCGGTAATGGCAGCGCTCATCGGGCTTTGTTCCCCAGATCTGACACCAGCAAGAGTCCAGTCGGACGCGGTCGGCCTGGCAACCGTGGCGCGCGTTGTCAGCGCCCAACGTAGGGTCTTCTGCACGGTCGGACTCACCGTCCTGCTGATCAGCGCCGTGCGCGCATCGCGCCAAGTCGTCATCCCGTTGTGGTGCCTGCACGTGGGGCTGAGCAGTGAGGCGTCGTCGATCGTCTACGGCCTCGCCGGTGCGCTTGACGTGGCGATCTTCTACCCGTCCGGGAAGCTCATGGACGCTAAGGGCCGAGGATGGGTTGCTGTCCCGTGCATGGCGATCATGGGGTTGTCGCTGATCGCCCTTCCATTCACGACATCCTTCGCCGGGGTGGCTGTCGTTTCGATGCTGCTGGGCCTCGGCAATGGCATCGGGTCGGGCATCGTCTCGACCTTGGGCGCCGATTTCGCTCCCATCGCCGGCCGCCACGCCTTCATTGGGGTGTGGCGTTTGTTCAGTGACGTCGGCGCCTTCGCTGGTCCGCTCGCGCTGTCCGGGATAGTGGCCGCTCTCAGCCTTTCGGCTGGCGTGTTCGCCAACGGCGCCCTCGGCGTCGCCGCCGCCGGGATGCTGGCGGCATGGGTTCCGCGGAAACGTCAGTCAACCGCTCCCAGGGGAGACTGA
- a CDS encoding CoA ester lyase, protein MSAADSTRTAPSSWLYVPATAAHMLASAPTRGSHAVIVDLEDAVPSSAKSSARTAASDWLAKIHPDRSPHSQPEIWVRVNAGDEGIDDLVALGCPDSLTGVVLPKAERAGDVHRLAGRLEIIERSAGRGEPVAIAALIETVAGAERVREIANVPRVRFLHLGEADLAADLRVQATDEEAFAGYRQLLVHASRLSGLSGPVGPVSTVIDDASTLRTSSELLARIGYSGRACIHPNQVSIANLAFGPQPEDASWARDVLSRLEQAAQTGSGVARDEQGRMIDEALARRARQILSSAAGTA, encoded by the coding sequence ATGAGCGCTGCTGACTCGACGAGGACCGCGCCGAGCTCATGGCTCTACGTTCCCGCTACCGCGGCGCATATGTTGGCTTCGGCACCCACCCGAGGGTCCCACGCCGTCATCGTAGACCTGGAGGACGCCGTCCCTTCCTCGGCGAAGAGTTCTGCTCGCACCGCCGCGAGCGATTGGCTTGCCAAGATCCATCCCGACCGTTCGCCCCATTCGCAGCCCGAGATCTGGGTGCGCGTCAACGCCGGCGACGAAGGGATCGATGACCTGGTAGCCCTCGGCTGTCCCGACTCTCTCACAGGTGTGGTGCTGCCCAAGGCAGAGAGAGCTGGCGACGTCCACCGGTTAGCCGGACGTCTCGAGATCATCGAGCGCTCCGCCGGACGCGGTGAGCCCGTCGCGATAGCGGCACTGATCGAAACCGTCGCAGGCGCCGAACGCGTCCGTGAGATCGCCAATGTGCCACGGGTGCGGTTCCTCCACCTTGGCGAGGCGGACCTCGCAGCCGACCTGCGCGTGCAGGCCACCGACGAGGAGGCCTTCGCCGGCTATCGCCAGCTGCTGGTCCACGCCAGCCGGCTGTCTGGCCTCAGCGGACCGGTCGGGCCGGTCTCGACGGTTATCGACGACGCGTCGACACTCCGCACGTCTTCTGAGCTCCTGGCTCGGATCGGATACTCCGGCCGAGCCTGCATCCACCCCAACCAGGTGAGCATCGCGAACCTTGCGTTCGGTCCCCAGCCCGAGGACGCCAGCTGGGCACGAGATGTTCTGTCCCGACTCGAGCAGGCGGCCCAAACAGGATCGGGCGTGGCCCGCGACGAGCAGGGTCGGATGATCGACGAAGCCCTTGCCCGCCGCGCTCGCCAGATCCTCTCGTCGGCCGCCGGCACGGCGTAA
- a CDS encoding YsnF/AvaK domain-containing protein produces MGSQVPSGRECSLHRHPASGLNYSKATTDADRHGDAPDLEEGTVGTDTSGPTTDDAMTRSKERLNVGTASQEVGRARLRKYVVTEQQSVSVPVTREEVRVEREPITEENRAEALSGPEWNEKTKHPVNADGRCSSADDGSTK; encoded by the coding sequence ATGGGAAGCCAGGTTCCCAGCGGCCGTGAATGTTCGCTGCATCGCCACCCTGCGTCGGGTCTCAACTACTCCAAGGCGACTACTGACGCCGATCGCCACGGCGACGCCCCTGACCTTGAGGAGGGGACCGTCGGCACGGACACCTCCGGGCCGACCACCGACGACGCGATGACCCGCTCCAAGGAGCGGCTCAACGTGGGCACGGCGTCGCAGGAGGTGGGCCGTGCCCGCCTGCGCAAGTACGTGGTCACCGAGCAGCAGAGTGTCAGTGTTCCGGTGACTCGTGAGGAGGTGCGGGTCGAGCGCGAGCCCATCACGGAAGAGAACCGCGCCGAAGCGCTGTCGGGACCGGAGTGGAACGAGAAGACGAAGCACCCGGTGAACGCGGATGGGCGATGTTCGTCGGCGGACGATGGATCGACGAAGTGA
- a CDS encoding LuxR C-terminal-related transcriptional regulator produces the protein MTELFVGREEQLAELDAQWALGCAGSARLVLLTAEAGMGKSALVRAWAATLAPPAQVVIVAGEEDEQALEFALLERIMRTPVARDLDPFAAGARLLGWFGERSEAGPVALVVDDIQASDPSTARALLFALRRLDQDPIVALVATRPVPSGGPVAGLDRLCVDRGARITLGGLEATEVSALAGATGRGPLPPRAVERLRALTGGSPLHLRALLAELSTADLTDPRIELPAPRSFAMLVASSLSRLPETAQRLGRAVAVLGSDVDVASAATVAALDGDGAAAVQSLEQAGLLVAQQVTGGWSLRWAHPLVRSAILHDLGAGDRAALHRRAAGVTGGTDQLRHLAAATLGVDEVLAERLEAQAEVALAQHGLGAAAELLLAARRLSGNRDAAGTRLVKAVSILLLRGDVAAAQPFADALADLPETSESLRVRAQLAWMAGDAATARSLGQRAWDASEPHDIALRVGLASMLAQLEILAGRPKTAVAWSGRVLSTPSLSEAQRSAARTGLVLALTMTGRVDLALAQVADLPEDPAAVPLARHGELRARGFAKLIGDDIGGAVHDLLTVAALIGRDPAPERLLALAGAAEGEYRLGEWTAAIGHAEQAVSLGEDAEQMWLLVFVHFVPVLILAARGQWAQAEHHLARITEVARLIDDEASHAYRADARVHFDLCRNDPAAAVQHAQPIMQGPHAAPREPGVMRLPVNYTSALVSLGRLDEADRTLGELDARARETGRVSRLCALARVRGELAAARRDTPGARVAFEAALEMQGCADALEAGLVHLSFGRFRRRRGERRAATEQLTLGREVFERLGAVPWVERCDAELALAGMQTAKATASPLTALTPKEQLVAELVCRGRTNREVAEDLVLSVKTVGYHLGNVYTKLGVHSRTQLAAHPAMPAGRSQPI, from the coding sequence GTGACCGAACTCTTTGTCGGGCGCGAGGAGCAGCTGGCCGAGCTCGATGCCCAATGGGCGCTGGGATGTGCGGGGTCCGCTCGGTTGGTGCTGCTCACAGCCGAGGCGGGGATGGGCAAGAGCGCCTTGGTCAGGGCGTGGGCCGCGACGCTGGCCCCGCCGGCTCAGGTGGTCATTGTGGCGGGCGAGGAGGACGAGCAGGCCTTGGAGTTCGCCCTTCTAGAGCGAATCATGCGCACCCCGGTAGCGCGAGACCTGGATCCGTTCGCCGCCGGTGCCCGCTTGCTCGGCTGGTTCGGGGAGCGGAGCGAAGCCGGCCCGGTCGCGCTCGTGGTGGATGACATCCAGGCCAGCGACCCCTCGACGGCGCGGGCGCTGCTCTTCGCCCTGCGCCGCCTGGATCAGGACCCGATCGTCGCGCTTGTCGCCACCCGCCCGGTGCCCAGCGGCGGCCCGGTCGCGGGGCTCGACCGCTTGTGCGTCGACCGGGGTGCTCGGATCACCTTGGGCGGCCTCGAGGCCACCGAGGTGTCAGCCCTGGCAGGGGCGACGGGCCGCGGCCCGCTCCCGCCGCGCGCCGTTGAGCGGCTTCGCGCGCTGACCGGCGGCAGCCCGCTGCACCTGCGTGCCCTTCTTGCCGAGCTGAGTACCGCCGACCTGACTGACCCGCGCATCGAGCTCCCCGCGCCCCGGTCGTTCGCGATGCTGGTCGCCAGCAGCCTCTCTCGGCTGCCCGAAACCGCTCAGCGACTCGGGCGAGCCGTGGCAGTGCTCGGCAGCGACGTCGACGTGGCCTCCGCGGCGACGGTGGCCGCCCTTGACGGCGACGGGGCAGCAGCGGTGCAATCGCTCGAGCAGGCCGGACTGCTGGTGGCACAGCAAGTCACGGGCGGATGGTCGCTGCGCTGGGCACATCCGCTGGTCCGTTCGGCGATCCTGCACGACCTCGGGGCCGGAGACCGGGCAGCCCTGCATCGGCGCGCCGCGGGCGTGACCGGGGGCACCGACCAGCTGCGGCACTTGGCCGCTGCGACTCTCGGCGTCGACGAGGTCCTCGCGGAGCGTCTGGAGGCCCAGGCCGAGGTGGCGCTCGCGCAGCACGGTCTCGGAGCGGCCGCGGAGCTGCTGCTCGCAGCTCGCCGCCTCAGCGGAAACCGGGACGCGGCCGGGACGCGGCTGGTCAAGGCTGTCAGCATCTTGCTGCTGCGGGGCGATGTCGCGGCCGCGCAACCTTTCGCTGACGCTTTGGCCGACCTTCCCGAAACGTCGGAGTCGTTGCGGGTCCGCGCCCAGCTCGCCTGGATGGCGGGCGACGCGGCCACTGCTCGTAGCCTCGGGCAGAGGGCGTGGGACGCGAGCGAACCTCACGACATCGCGTTGCGGGTCGGGCTCGCGTCGATGCTTGCCCAGCTTGAAATCCTGGCAGGACGGCCGAAGACCGCCGTGGCCTGGTCCGGGCGCGTCCTGTCGACGCCGTCGCTGTCCGAGGCTCAGCGCAGTGCGGCCCGGACCGGACTGGTGCTGGCGCTGACGATGACTGGACGTGTCGACCTGGCCCTGGCGCAGGTCGCCGACCTCCCGGAAGACCCGGCCGCAGTCCCGCTGGCCCGGCACGGCGAGCTCCGGGCGCGCGGGTTCGCGAAGCTGATCGGCGACGACATCGGCGGCGCGGTGCACGATCTGCTCACGGTTGCAGCGCTGATCGGACGCGACCCCGCACCCGAGCGTCTGTTGGCTCTGGCCGGTGCCGCCGAGGGCGAGTACCGGCTCGGCGAATGGACTGCGGCCATCGGACATGCAGAACAGGCGGTCTCGCTCGGCGAGGATGCCGAGCAGATGTGGCTGCTCGTATTCGTGCACTTCGTCCCCGTCCTGATCTTGGCGGCGCGCGGTCAGTGGGCTCAGGCCGAGCACCATCTGGCCCGCATCACCGAAGTTGCCCGGCTGATCGACGACGAAGCGAGCCACGCCTATCGCGCGGACGCCCGCGTGCACTTTGACCTGTGCCGCAACGACCCGGCTGCTGCGGTACAGCACGCCCAGCCAATAATGCAGGGCCCGCACGCCGCGCCCCGTGAACCCGGCGTGATGCGACTGCCGGTCAACTACACATCGGCATTGGTGAGCCTTGGGCGTCTCGATGAGGCGGATCGAACCCTGGGCGAGCTGGATGCTCGTGCTCGGGAGACGGGACGGGTGTCCCGGTTGTGCGCCCTGGCCCGGGTGCGAGGCGAGCTGGCGGCGGCTCGCCGCGACACTCCCGGTGCTCGTGTGGCGTTCGAGGCGGCGCTGGAGATGCAGGGCTGCGCAGACGCGCTGGAAGCCGGTCTGGTTCACCTGTCGTTCGGCCGGTTCCGCCGGCGCCGTGGCGAGCGCCGAGCCGCTACCGAGCAGCTGACTCTTGGGCGAGAGGTGTTCGAGCGCCTCGGCGCCGTGCCATGGGTGGAACGCTGCGACGCCGAGCTGGCCCTGGCCGGGATGCAGACAGCCAAGGCGACCGCTAGCCCTCTCACGGCGCTCACCCCTAAGGAGCAGCTGGTCGCAGAGCTGGTGTGCCGCGGCCGCACCAACCGGGAGGTGGCCGAGGACCTGGTCCTGAGCGTGAAGACTGTCGGCTACCACCTCGGCAACGTGTACACCAAGCTGGGCGTTCACTCCAGGACCCAGCTGGCCGCGCACCCGGCGATGCCAGCCGGACGCTCCCAACCAATCTGA
- a CDS encoding GIY-YIG nuclease family protein, with protein sequence MTTSGRPLAPRLEHFGERLRNTVFGHKMTREFYAYPHRSPHQRFNRDQFDEGFWEGLGWAYRDEAHTQHSDVYLLVQRDAALTNFDLSMRYFEGLDTDQFEDALQYVLARGRLFKPVQYLPDWDGVPGAYVMVFDEYRQFYIGQANDIRKRIKQHWSRSKSFDRLIWGSKYDSIFPVDELRAFDTTRIYAAPSSNSYAVEHRAEKAADRRFCLNRMAGGAPSPLTLMLTALDPRTRMHGGVSRTLSMEGFEVARLDVQRAVARGGSAGSNGPAKKLSSMDMSIYSVVRPDGSTFFWSRRDAVAEAAVRGDLSVAEFAAFLTEMGETIVWPNA encoded by the coding sequence GTGACGACCTCAGGCCGCCCGCTGGCTCCCCGCCTTGAGCACTTCGGTGAGCGCCTGCGCAACACGGTGTTTGGTCACAAGATGACGCGCGAGTTCTATGCCTACCCCCACCGGTCGCCGCACCAGCGGTTTAACCGGGACCAGTTCGATGAAGGATTCTGGGAGGGCTTGGGCTGGGCCTACCGAGACGAGGCGCATACCCAGCATTCGGATGTGTACCTGCTGGTGCAGCGCGATGCCGCTCTGACCAACTTCGACTTGTCAATGAGGTACTTCGAGGGCCTGGACACTGACCAGTTCGAGGACGCGCTGCAGTACGTCCTTGCCAGGGGGAGACTCTTTAAGCCCGTTCAGTACCTACCCGACTGGGACGGTGTGCCTGGGGCCTACGTCATGGTCTTCGATGAGTACCGGCAGTTCTACATTGGGCAAGCCAATGACATACGTAAGCGGATCAAGCAGCACTGGAGTCGCAGTAAGAGCTTCGACCGGCTGATCTGGGGAAGCAAGTACGACTCGATTTTCCCGGTGGACGAGCTGCGTGCTTTCGACACCACCCGGATCTACGCCGCACCCTCCAGCAACTCGTACGCCGTGGAGCACCGTGCGGAGAAAGCAGCCGACCGACGCTTCTGCTTGAACCGCATGGCCGGTGGTGCGCCCAGCCCCCTGACCCTGATGCTCACCGCCCTCGATCCGCGCACTCGAATGCACGGAGGAGTATCGCGCACCCTCTCGATGGAGGGATTCGAGGTGGCTCGCCTTGACGTTCAGAGGGCAGTCGCTCGGGGAGGGTCCGCTGGCTCCAACGGACCGGCCAAGAAGCTCAGCAGCATGGACATGTCGATCTATTCAGTTGTACGTCCGGACGGCTCGACATTCTTCTGGTCTCGGCGGGACGCTGTTGCCGAAGCCGCTGTTAGGGGTGATCTCAGCGTCGCCGAGTTCGCTGCGTTCCTCACAGAAATGGGCGAGACAATCGTCTGGCCCAACGCGTGA
- a CDS encoding Lsr2 family protein, with the protein MAKQTTVTITDDLDGSANAKEVSFSLDGRTWLIDLSAKNRAALEKALKPYIAKAVEQGRGRSRSKVTRSSSRSKSRRDLAAVREWAKNNGHAVSDRGRVSADILAAYDANQ; encoded by the coding sequence ATGGCGAAGCAGACGACGGTGACTATCACTGATGACCTTGACGGTTCGGCCAACGCGAAGGAGGTCTCCTTCAGCCTTGATGGGAGGACGTGGCTCATTGATCTCAGTGCGAAGAATCGCGCAGCCCTAGAGAAGGCCCTCAAGCCCTACATTGCCAAGGCCGTCGAACAAGGCCGGGGGAGAAGTCGTAGCAAGGTCACACGTTCTTCATCTCGGTCCAAGTCGCGCAGGGACCTTGCTGCGGTGCGTGAGTGGGCGAAGAACAACGGGCACGCGGTGAGTGACCGCGGCCGGGTCAGTGCAGACATTCTGGCCGCATACGACGCCAACCAGTAG